A window from Exiguobacterium marinum DSM 16307 encodes these proteins:
- a CDS encoding zinc ribbon domain-containing protein gives MSYVLLLILAVFLFGAMIFAALALPNLRNILFNRGSLFNQQSERVTCPKCKTSFKRAPGDAQTCPHCYHTF, from the coding sequence ATGAGCTATGTATTGTTACTGATTTTAGCGGTCTTTTTATTCGGTGCAATGATTTTTGCCGCACTCGCACTACCGAATCTTCGCAACATCCTATTCAATCGTGGCAGTTTATTCAATCAACAGAGCGAGAGGGTCACTTGCCCAAAATGTAAAACGTCATTTAAACGTGCTCCAGGTGATGCGCAGACTTGTCCGCATTGTTATCACACGTTTTAA